A stretch of Candidatus Sphingomonas phytovorans DNA encodes these proteins:
- the prsR gene encoding PEP-CTERM-box response regulator transcription factor, giving the protein MSTAGTPKPKLLIVEDDLGLQRQLRWAYEDYQVIVASDRASALDAIRAEEPAVVTLDLGLPPDPDGVTEGFATLEAILALKPDTKVIVASGHGARESALKAIGDGAWDFYAKPIDIDALGLIVARAFHVHALETENRRLAERQDGETALGGMITSSPEMLKVTRTIERVAGADVSVMLLGASGTGKELLARGLHDSSRRAKGAFVAINCAAIPDTLLESELFGHEKGAFTGAVKTTEGKIEQADGGTLFLDEIGDVPLPLQVKLLRFLQERVIERIGGRKAIPVDTRIVCATHQDIDAMVADGRFREDLYYRLAEIVVRIPSLAERTGDAGLLARHFLKKYAKSMNSTVTGLSPDARSAIDAWDWPGNVRELENRMKRAVIMAEGKLVTAADLDLAECADDTPINLRAARETADRKAIRHALTRAEGNISNTAKLLGVSRPTLYDLLKSYDLHA; this is encoded by the coding sequence ATGAGCACCGCAGGCACGCCCAAGCCCAAGCTGCTGATTGTCGAGGACGATCTCGGCCTGCAGCGCCAGCTCCGCTGGGCCTATGAGGATTATCAGGTGATCGTCGCGAGCGACCGTGCGTCGGCGCTCGATGCGATCCGTGCCGAGGAACCGGCGGTCGTCACGCTCGATCTCGGCCTGCCGCCGGATCCCGACGGGGTGACCGAGGGCTTCGCCACGCTTGAGGCGATCCTTGCGCTCAAGCCGGACACCAAGGTGATCGTCGCCTCCGGCCACGGTGCCCGCGAAAGCGCGCTGAAGGCGATCGGCGACGGCGCCTGGGATTTCTACGCCAAGCCGATCGACATCGACGCGCTCGGCCTGATCGTCGCGCGGGCCTTCCACGTCCACGCGCTCGAGACGGAGAATCGCCGGCTCGCCGAGCGCCAGGACGGCGAGACGGCGCTTGGCGGGATGATCACGTCGAGCCCCGAGATGCTCAAGGTGACGCGAACGATCGAGCGGGTCGCCGGGGCGGATGTCTCGGTGATGCTGCTCGGCGCGAGCGGCACCGGCAAGGAACTGCTCGCCCGCGGCCTCCACGATTCGAGCCGCCGGGCGAAGGGCGCGTTCGTCGCGATCAATTGCGCGGCGATCCCCGACACGCTGCTGGAAAGCGAGCTGTTCGGCCATGAGAAGGGCGCCTTCACCGGCGCGGTCAAGACGACCGAAGGCAAGATCGAGCAAGCCGATGGCGGCACGCTGTTCCTCGACGAGATCGGCGACGTGCCGCTACCGCTCCAGGTCAAGCTGCTGCGCTTCCTGCAGGAGCGCGTGATCGAGCGAATCGGCGGCCGCAAGGCGATTCCCGTCGACACCCGCATCGTCTGCGCCACCCACCAGGATATCGATGCGATGGTCGCCGACGGGCGATTCCGCGAGGACCTGTATTACCGCCTCGCCGAGATCGTCGTGCGAATCCCGTCGCTTGCCGAGCGTACCGGCGACGCCGGCCTGCTCGCGCGGCATTTCCTCAAGAAATACGCCAAGTCGATGAACAGCACGGTCACCGGCCTGTCGCCCGATGCCCGATCGGCGATCGACGCCTGGGACTGGCCGGGCAATGTCCGCGAGCTGGAAAACCGGATGAAGCGCGCGGTGATCATGGCTGAGGGCAAGCTCGTCACCGCCGCCGATCTCGATCTCGCCGAGTGCGCCGACGATACCCCGATCAACCTGCGCGCCGCGCGCGAGACCGCCGATCGCAAGGCGATCCGTCACGCCCTGACCAGGGCCGAGGGCAATATCTCGAACACCGCCAAGCTGCTCGGGGTGAGCCGGCCGACGCTGTACGACCTGCTGAAAAGCTATGATCTCCATGCTTGA
- a CDS encoding ATP-binding protein, with product MTDPLIRIADALDRLSPPTPPAADPLAHPAYVWRGDTLIAARDFAGLPLDQLRNIDLQKTALVDNLERLASGSAAHDALLWGARGTGKSALVKSTVAHIQASGGNLALIEVVTTRLDTLPTLFAAIASVPRAFVLFIDDLGFDAAGDARALRSMLQGGAEARPANARLIVTSNRRHLVPRDIAEQESAINPRDAVDDQLALADRFGLSLGFHVIDQDSYLAIVQGYTDAYGLPFDPVEAVGWATRRGSRSGRVAWHYIVDLAGRNGRSLR from the coding sequence ATGACCGACCCTCTGATCCGCATTGCCGACGCGCTCGACCGGCTGTCCCCGCCCACTCCGCCGGCCGCCGACCCGCTCGCGCACCCCGCCTATGTCTGGCGCGGCGACACGCTGATCGCCGCGCGCGATTTCGCCGGCCTGCCGCTCGACCAGCTCCGCAACATCGATCTCCAGAAGACGGCGCTGGTCGACAATCTGGAGCGGCTCGCAAGCGGCTCTGCGGCGCACGACGCGTTGCTGTGGGGCGCGCGCGGCACCGGCAAGTCGGCGCTGGTGAAGAGCACGGTCGCCCATATCCAGGCCTCGGGCGGCAATCTCGCGCTGATCGAGGTCGTGACGACCCGGCTCGACACCCTGCCGACGCTGTTCGCGGCCATCGCATCGGTGCCCCGCGCCTTTGTCCTGTTCATCGATGATCTCGGCTTCGACGCGGCCGGCGACGCGCGCGCGCTGCGATCGATGCTGCAGGGCGGTGCCGAGGCGCGACCCGCCAATGCCCGGCTGATCGTCACCTCCAACCGCCGCCATCTCGTCCCACGCGACATCGCCGAGCAGGAAAGCGCGATCAACCCGCGCGACGCGGTCGACGATCAGCTCGCCCTCGCCGACCGGTTCGGGCTCAGCCTCGGCTTCCACGTGATCGACCAGGATTCCTACCTGGCGATCGTCCAGGGCTATACCGATGCGTACGGCCTGCCCTTCGATCCGGTCGAGGCGGTTGGCTGGGCAACGCGGCGCGGCAGCCGTTCGGGCCGGGTCGCCTGGCATTACATCGTCGATCTGGCCGGCCGGAATGGAAGATCGCTGAGATAG
- a CDS encoding class I SAM-dependent methyltransferase — MAMGGTTEIGDSLARTARNYDRLPYESRAFAASQPSRIGGIARAFGLEAAPLATARVLELGCASGGNIIPHALRYPDARFVGIDLSSAQVEAGQARIARLGLDNIDIRCESLTGIGEELGVFDYVICHGVYSWVPAAVRDAIFRVVGERLSPIGIACVSYNVLPGWRMIQPVHDAFRLDAQGDPDLPDRVARARELLDFLAAATPDRGPYGDVLRGRAAAMAGLPDDYVAHEFLEEMSHPTTVRAFAAEAARDGLGYLADCDLGLSTLDNYGPDIAQQVRARAKDDPVEVEQYLDMLTGRTFRQTILVSAGRLAGANRSVVRECIAPLHFLTDAGLQLLWNGSEPVLVDAGGRLLPLGSTAVADGIARLIGQYPSSSSLGACAQAEQAPLLEALHRMVLAGMASLSSEPLHAGRADDRDKPRAIAIARADSAEGAGSTTNFRHEPVTLQAMSRLLLSVLDGSRDRAALAELLTQEAVAGRLAFTRDGVPVTDIAAIGEMAAERVSALLVGFANAGLLEA, encoded by the coding sequence ATGGCCATGGGCGGGACGACGGAGATTGGGGACAGCCTCGCGCGTACAGCGCGGAACTACGACCGGCTTCCCTATGAGTCCCGGGCGTTCGCGGCGAGCCAGCCGTCCCGCATCGGGGGCATCGCGCGTGCTTTCGGGCTTGAAGCAGCGCCGCTGGCGACCGCGCGGGTCCTCGAACTGGGCTGCGCGTCGGGGGGCAATATCATTCCCCATGCCCTGCGCTATCCGGACGCCAGGTTCGTGGGCATCGACCTGTCGTCTGCTCAGGTCGAGGCGGGGCAGGCCCGGATCGCCAGGCTCGGTCTCGACAATATCGACATCCGTTGCGAGAGCCTGACCGGGATCGGCGAGGAACTCGGCGTCTTCGACTATGTCATCTGTCACGGCGTCTATAGCTGGGTGCCCGCGGCGGTACGCGACGCCATCTTCCGGGTCGTCGGCGAGCGGCTGTCGCCGATCGGCATCGCCTGTGTCAGCTATAATGTCCTGCCGGGCTGGCGGATGATCCAGCCGGTCCATGACGCCTTCAGGCTCGATGCGCAGGGCGATCCCGATCTGCCGGACCGCGTTGCCAGGGCACGGGAACTGCTCGACTTCCTCGCGGCGGCGACGCCCGACCGGGGCCCTTATGGCGATGTATTGCGCGGCCGCGCCGCGGCGATGGCGGGGTTGCCCGACGACTATGTCGCGCACGAATTTCTGGAGGAGATGAGCCACCCCACCACGGTCCGCGCCTTTGCCGCGGAGGCGGCGCGGGACGGCCTCGGCTACCTCGCCGACTGCGATCTCGGCCTGTCGACGCTCGACAATTACGGGCCGGATATCGCCCAACAGGTGCGGGCACGGGCGAAAGACGACCCGGTCGAGGTCGAGCAGTATCTCGATATGCTGACCGGCCGTACGTTCCGCCAGACCATCCTGGTGTCGGCCGGTCGGCTGGCCGGCGCGAACCGCTCGGTGGTCCGGGAATGCATCGCACCGTTGCATTTCCTGACTGACGCCGGGCTTCAGCTGTTGTGGAATGGCAGCGAGCCTGTCCTCGTCGACGCGGGCGGGCGGCTGCTTCCCCTTGGCTCCACTGCTGTCGCCGATGGGATAGCGCGTCTTATCGGGCAGTATCCTTCGTCCTCAAGCCTGGGGGCATGCGCCCAGGCCGAGCAAGCGCCGCTGTTGGAGGCGCTTCATCGAATGGTCCTGGCCGGCATGGCCAGCCTTTCATCCGAGCCGCTGCATGCCGGTCGCGCTGACGATCGGGACAAGCCGAGGGCGATCGCGATCGCCCGGGCGGATTCGGCGGAAGGGGCCGGGTCCACCACCAATTTCCGTCACGAGCCGGTGACGCTCCAGGCGATGTCGCGGCTCCTGCTGTCGGTGCTTGACGGCAGCCGTGACCGTGCCGCCCTTGCTGAATTGTTGACGCAAGAGGCCGTGGCCGGACGTCTCGCCTTCACGCGGGATGGCGTTCCCGTCACTGACATCGCCGCGATCGGGGAAATGGCCGCGGAACGGGTGTCCGCGCTGCTGGTCGGTTTCGCGAATGCTGGCCTGCTGGAGGCGTGA
- a CDS encoding tetratricopeptide repeat protein: MLERSPSAFSVRIEPVEAPTLPETRTRGRRRRRSGHARRWGVFLAACGAALLCVLLFAFAVTRPVRIDPASARVELGESLGLLKLGNISAARLHAQAAIKADPDWGLAHAVLARVFLALGDGVAAEGELGRARAAGFDGNRAHQLYAHAWLLQGDPKRALAEAGKTQPRYADYAARVAARALAAQRDLPGAQRMLAEVLATTPGDSAAWSDLGRVRYTSGDLAGAIDAATRAIALDRNNIEALTLRGELVRGQYGLVAALPWFEEALKRDAYFHPALIEYAGTLGDVGRYGDMLLATRKALAAQPGSPQAYYLQAVLAARAGNFDLARTLMDRTAGKVSGMPGALLLGGTLSYQAGAYEQAIEQFRQLVGRQPMNITARRLLGAALLRSGDAKGALDMLRPVALRGDADSYTLTLVARAFERTGERDWSGRFLDRAAWPSREGSSPFGTDDSLPILTAATNQEPDDPVRRVGYLRGLIDSGDAGDALVQAHALARDNPGVPAAHLAVGDTLMVMGRYGDAATAYARAADIHFDEPTMLRAVDALDHAGRRPDAANVLALFLSQNPQSVAGLRLAAHWQIAGGEWDTAIETLEGLRQRIGNRDAALLAELAYAYVGADDTETGLVYAKAAYALAPMNPATTDAYGWTLYQSGRNGGAVQLLEKAVSIAPGHAVLRWHLGQVYADLGRKAEAAAEIKAALGDSSFQDRDAAQAVLKTLGS; encoded by the coding sequence ATGCTTGAACGATCGCCATCCGCCTTCTCCGTTCGTATCGAGCCGGTCGAGGCACCGACGCTTCCCGAAACGCGGACAAGAGGACGTCGTCGTCGCCGATCCGGCCACGCGCGGCGCTGGGGCGTGTTCCTCGCCGCCTGTGGCGCGGCGCTGCTCTGCGTCCTGCTGTTCGCCTTCGCGGTGACCCGGCCGGTCCGTATCGACCCCGCCAGCGCCCGGGTCGAGCTCGGCGAGAGTCTCGGCCTGCTCAAGCTCGGCAATATCAGCGCTGCGCGCCTGCATGCGCAGGCGGCGATCAAGGCCGACCCCGACTGGGGCCTCGCCCATGCCGTGCTGGCGCGCGTCTTCCTCGCGCTCGGCGACGGCGTCGCGGCTGAAGGCGAGCTCGGCCGTGCGCGGGCGGCCGGCTTCGACGGTAACCGGGCGCATCAGCTCTACGCCCATGCCTGGCTGCTCCAGGGCGATCCCAAGCGTGCCCTGGCTGAAGCTGGCAAGACGCAGCCGCGCTATGCGGACTATGCCGCCCGTGTCGCCGCCCGCGCGCTCGCGGCGCAGCGCGACCTGCCCGGTGCGCAGCGCATGCTCGCGGAGGTCCTGGCCACCACGCCCGGCGACAGCGCGGCCTGGTCGGACCTGGGCCGCGTCCGCTACACCAGCGGCGACCTCGCCGGCGCGATCGACGCGGCGACCCGCGCGATCGCGCTCGACCGCAACAATATCGAGGCGCTGACCCTGCGGGGCGAGCTGGTGCGGGGCCAGTACGGCCTGGTCGCCGCGCTCCCCTGGTTCGAGGAGGCGCTCAAGCGCGACGCCTATTTCCACCCGGCGCTGATCGAATATGCCGGTACGCTGGGCGATGTCGGCCGCTATGGCGATATGCTGCTGGCGACGCGCAAGGCACTCGCGGCGCAGCCCGGCAGCCCCCAGGCTTATTACCTCCAGGCGGTTCTCGCCGCGCGCGCGGGCAATTTCGATCTTGCCCGCACGCTGATGGACCGTACCGCCGGCAAGGTTAGCGGCATGCCCGGTGCCCTGCTGCTGGGCGGCACCCTGTCCTATCAGGCCGGTGCCTATGAGCAGGCGATCGAGCAGTTCCGCCAGCTCGTCGGCCGCCAGCCGATGAACATCACCGCGCGCCGCCTGCTCGGCGCCGCGCTGCTGCGCTCCGGCGATGCAAAGGGGGCGCTTGATATGCTCCGCCCGGTGGCGCTGCGCGGCGATGCCGACAGCTATACACTCACCCTCGTCGCGCGCGCCTTCGAAAGGACCGGCGAACGCGACTGGTCGGGCCGCTTCCTCGATCGCGCCGCCTGGCCGTCGCGCGAGGGATCGAGCCCGTTCGGCACCGACGACAGCCTGCCGATCCTGACCGCCGCGACGAACCAGGAGCCTGACGATCCCGTGCGCCGAGTCGGTTATCTGCGTGGCCTGATCGATTCGGGCGATGCGGGCGACGCCCTTGTCCAAGCGCATGCGCTTGCCCGCGACAATCCGGGTGTCCCCGCCGCACACCTGGCGGTCGGCGACACGCTGATGGTGATGGGTCGCTATGGCGACGCCGCGACCGCCTATGCCCGCGCCGCCGACATCCATTTCGACGAGCCGACCATGCTGCGCGCGGTCGATGCACTCGATCACGCGGGACGCCGTCCAGACGCCGCGAACGTCCTGGCGCTGTTCCTGTCACAGAATCCGCAGAGCGTCGCCGGGCTGCGCCTTGCCGCGCACTGGCAGATCGCCGGCGGCGAATGGGACACGGCGATCGAGACGCTAGAGGGCCTGCGCCAGCGAATCGGCAACCGCGACGCCGCGCTGCTGGCTGAACTCGCTTATGCCTATGTCGGCGCCGACGACACCGAGACCGGTCTCGTCTACGCCAAGGCCGCTTATGCGCTCGCCCCGATGAACCCCGCCACGACCGACGCTTATGGCTGGACACTCTATCAGTCGGGCAGGAACGGCGGCGCGGTTCAGCTCCTCGAAAAGGCCGTTTCGATCGCGCCCGGGCATGCCGTGCTGCGCTGGCATCTCGGGCAGGTCTATGCCGATCTCGGCCGGAAGGCCGAGGCCGCGGCGGAGATCAAGGCAGCGCTGGGGGATTCGAGTTTCCAGGATCGGGATGCCGCGCAGGCGGTGCTGAAGACGCTGGGCAGTTGA
- the prsK gene encoding PEP-CTERM system histidine kinase PrsK, translating to MTAILWSHALAALLFAGVALTRLRDAGSALPRLTFVVALGVTALWALAVAGIGPLDLVTRVAESARNIAWLGFMFALVRRDGGAPEARPVAIIYGVVVVLVLISAGLAVSDETIGPDVVPALGTVRVLLRAMVAISALVLVNHLYSAVAPRARGDISLAVIALAAMWSVDLLLYATTYLTGSAPNDLIAGRGVVMVLAAPVFALAVQRNGDWTLQLSRTVAWQTLSFAVTLLYAVIMLAATSAIAAFGGDNARVLQTAFVFGSTAAVLTVLSSPWVKAWAKVKVAKHLFRHRYDYRAEWTRFTDTLGKPGEGAAPLDERIVKAVADLTDSPAGLLLVPEGTGLGIGAGWNWARDGLPSAGGDEALATYLATTGRIVELDSVRGDIADPGELASVPLWMTDEPNAWALVPLVHLDRLQGAILLARPPVDRSLDWEDFDLLRIAGRQVASYLAEARAQEALSDAQRFDEFNRRFAFIMHDIKNLVSQLTLTARNAERHAHNPEFRADMIATLQDSAGRMNDLLARLSQHHSGRAEELRAVEVAPLLERVAARRRSQHPIATLSHGEAVALADPARLEQLLGHLVQNAIEASSPAEPVMIAVTAQDTRVEIDVIDKGCGMSPAFLREKLFKPFVSSKTGGFGVGAFEALQLAQAMGGTLEVTSREGEGSRFRVTLPVARDTLIGKAA from the coding sequence ATAACGGCCATCCTCTGGAGCCATGCGCTCGCCGCCCTGCTGTTCGCGGGCGTCGCGCTGACCCGGCTGCGCGACGCGGGCAGCGCGTTGCCGCGCCTGACCTTCGTCGTCGCCCTAGGCGTCACCGCGCTCTGGGCGCTCGCCGTGGCCGGCATCGGCCCACTCGACCTGGTGACGCGCGTGGCCGAAAGCGCGCGCAACATCGCCTGGCTCGGCTTCATGTTCGCGCTGGTCCGTCGCGATGGCGGCGCGCCCGAGGCACGCCCGGTCGCGATCATCTACGGCGTCGTCGTGGTGCTGGTGCTGATCAGTGCCGGCCTGGCCGTCAGCGACGAGACGATCGGCCCGGATGTGGTGCCGGCGCTCGGCACGGTCCGCGTGCTGCTGCGCGCCATGGTCGCGATCAGCGCCCTGGTCCTGGTCAACCACCTCTATTCGGCCGTCGCGCCGCGCGCGCGGGGCGACATCTCGCTCGCCGTGATCGCCCTGGCCGCGATGTGGAGCGTCGACCTGCTGCTCTATGCCACCACCTATCTTACCGGCAGTGCGCCGAACGACCTGATCGCCGGCCGCGGCGTGGTGATGGTGCTGGCCGCGCCCGTGTTCGCGCTCGCGGTGCAACGCAACGGCGACTGGACGCTGCAGCTCTCGCGCACGGTCGCGTGGCAGACGCTCTCCTTCGCCGTTACCCTGCTCTATGCGGTGATCATGCTGGCCGCGACCAGCGCGATCGCCGCGTTCGGCGGTGACAATGCGCGGGTGCTGCAGACCGCCTTCGTCTTCGGGTCGACCGCGGCGGTGCTCACCGTCCTCTCCTCCCCCTGGGTCAAGGCCTGGGCCAAGGTGAAGGTGGCCAAGCATCTGTTCCGTCACCGCTATGACTACCGCGCCGAATGGACTCGGTTCACCGATACGCTGGGCAAGCCCGGCGAGGGCGCAGCGCCGCTCGACGAACGAATCGTCAAGGCAGTCGCCGACCTCACCGATTCTCCGGCCGGGCTGCTGCTCGTGCCGGAAGGCACCGGCCTGGGTATCGGGGCGGGATGGAACTGGGCACGCGACGGCCTGCCCTCGGCTGGCGGCGACGAAGCGCTCGCCACCTATCTCGCCACCACCGGCCGGATCGTCGAGCTGGATTCGGTACGCGGCGATATCGCCGACCCCGGCGAACTGGCCAGCGTGCCGTTGTGGATGACCGACGAGCCCAATGCCTGGGCCCTGGTGCCGCTGGTCCATCTCGACCGACTGCAAGGGGCGATCCTGCTTGCCCGCCCCCCGGTCGACCGGTCGCTCGACTGGGAGGATTTCGACCTGCTGCGCATCGCCGGGCGGCAGGTTGCCAGCTACCTCGCCGAGGCGCGCGCTCAGGAGGCCCTGTCCGACGCGCAGCGCTTCGACGAATTCAATCGCCGCTTCGCCTTCATCATGCATGACATCAAGAATCTGGTGAGCCAGTTGACCCTGACCGCACGCAACGCCGAACGCCATGCCCATAACCCCGAGTTCCGCGCCGACATGATCGCCACGCTCCAGGACTCGGCCGGGCGCATGAACGATCTGCTCGCCCGCCTGTCGCAGCACCATTCGGGCCGCGCCGAGGAACTACGCGCGGTCGAGGTTGCGCCACTGCTCGAACGCGTCGCGGCGCGGCGGCGTTCGCAGCATCCGATCGCCACCCTCTCGCACGGCGAGGCCGTGGCGCTCGCCGATCCGGCGCGGCTCGAGCAATTGCTCGGCCATCTGGTCCAGAACGCCATCGAGGCGAGCAGTCCGGCCGAGCCCGTGATGATCGCGGTGACGGCACAAGATACACGAGTGGAGATCGACGTGATCGACAAGGGCTGCGGCATGTCGCCGGCCTTCCTGCGCGAAAAGCTGTTCAAGCCTTTCGTTTCGTCAAAGACCGGCGGCTTCGGCGTCGGCGCCTTCGAGGCCCTTCAGCTCGCCCAGGCGATGGGCGGCACGCTTGAGGTGACCAGCCGCGAGGGTGAAGGATCGCGCTTCCGGGTTACCCTGCCCGTCGCACGCGATACCCTGATCGGGAAGGCCGCATGA
- a CDS encoding histidine kinase dimerization/phosphoacceptor domain -containing protein, translating to MSPAVPVWVTQVGVALLTVLGAKIVRLVFDIVAGGAAPFALIYPAIMLATLFARAFAGTLTATIMIVYIWYFIYPVERSFRFATSANAFAVAIVIVTAIMTIAIAELFRRTARRATQARDREIADRDLFLAEFDHRMKNNFAIVAGLLDLQKRRASDPATVQALETAQMRVDSIARAHRHLYRGTGQPGTVEIRDYLTDLCAALAESLFLQGGITLSCDSDQAAVPRDRAVSIGLVVNELVTNAAKHAFPGRDLGTITVTLRNRSKGGWRITVADDGVGMPKGAALPGKTSGLGSRLVEAFARQAGGTLSTESDESGTRVVMKLES from the coding sequence TTGTCGCCGGCCGTACCCGTCTGGGTGACTCAGGTCGGCGTCGCCCTGCTGACCGTGCTTGGCGCGAAGATCGTCCGGCTGGTCTTCGACATCGTCGCCGGCGGCGCGGCACCGTTCGCGCTGATCTACCCGGCGATCATGCTCGCGACCCTGTTCGCGCGCGCCTTTGCCGGCACGCTCACCGCGACGATCATGATCGTCTATATCTGGTACTTCATCTATCCGGTCGAGCGGTCCTTCCGCTTCGCGACGAGCGCGAACGCCTTCGCCGTCGCCATCGTGATCGTCACCGCGATCATGACGATCGCCATCGCGGAGCTGTTCCGCCGCACCGCCCGCCGCGCGACCCAGGCGCGCGACCGCGAGATCGCGGACCGCGACCTGTTCCTCGCCGAATTCGATCATCGGATGAAGAACAACTTCGCGATCGTCGCCGGACTGCTCGACCTGCAGAAGCGCCGCGCGAGCGACCCGGCAACCGTCCAGGCGCTCGAGACGGCCCAGATGCGGGTGGACAGCATCGCCCGGGCCCACCGTCATCTCTATCGCGGCACCGGCCAGCCGGGCACCGTCGAGATCAGGGACTATCTGACCGATCTCTGCGCGGCGCTCGCCGAATCGCTGTTCCTGCAGGGTGGCATCACCCTCTCGTGCGACAGCGACCAGGCAGCAGTACCGCGCGACCGCGCCGTCTCGATCGGGCTGGTCGTCAACGAGCTTGTCACCAATGCCGCCAAGCACGCCTTTCCCGGGCGCGACCTCGGCACGATCACCGTCACCCTGCGCAACAGGAGCAAGGGCGGCTGGCGAATCACCGTGGCCGATGACGGGGTCGGCATGCCGAAGGGCGCGGCGCTGCCCGGAAAAACCAGCGGGCTCGGCAGCCGGCTGGTCGAGGCATTCGCCCGCCAGGCCGGCGGCACGCTGTCGACCGAAAGCGACGAAAGCGGTACGCGCGTGGTGATGAAGCTGGAGTCCTGA
- a CDS encoding GGDEF domain-containing protein, with the protein MRATIKAFWRAAFPPVPEVIRDDFTLLRAARLQSQIPLLYLTLLLTIPTAIYGSSQGASPIIRFGIPIFMGGACLLRFFAWMKKRAMILDVGRAAKMIKAATWVSGSLGVLCSTWCVMSWFSAPPEMRIYYPMIMAMGSLATAYCLSTIRSATIINLAIGLLPITILLLFTGHRMDLAAGTSLAVASAFLLRMIAQQHVQLVDLLMLQRKMRDLANTDPLTGLLNRRALDARLQQEIAAAGPETCFSVALVDLDGFKPVNDCHGHAAGDVLLCEVGERLRGAGGEDAVVARLGGDEFAILVPCGSAIATHAIAGHMLSALVPPHQICGHDIRVGASIGVATWPVDGRTADALFDTADRALYVAKAESRHPRRGTETERSVAA; encoded by the coding sequence ATGAGAGCGACGATCAAGGCTTTTTGGCGGGCTGCCTTTCCGCCGGTTCCCGAGGTGATCCGGGACGATTTCACCTTGCTTCGCGCGGCGCGGCTGCAGAGCCAGATTCCGCTGCTCTATCTCACCCTGCTGCTCACGATTCCGACCGCGATCTACGGGTCGAGCCAGGGCGCCTCGCCGATCATCCGCTTCGGTATCCCGATCTTCATGGGCGGCGCGTGCCTGCTGCGCTTCTTCGCCTGGATGAAGAAGCGTGCGATGATCCTCGACGTCGGCCGTGCCGCGAAGATGATCAAGGCAGCGACATGGGTGTCGGGCTCGCTCGGCGTGCTGTGCAGTACCTGGTGCGTGATGAGCTGGTTCAGCGCGCCGCCGGAGATGCGGATCTATTATCCGATGATCATGGCGATGGGCTCGCTCGCTACTGCCTATTGCCTCTCGACCATCCGCTCGGCGACGATCATCAACCTGGCGATCGGCCTGTTGCCGATCACCATCCTGCTTCTCTTCACCGGTCACCGGATGGACCTTGCCGCCGGCACCAGCCTCGCCGTTGCCAGCGCGTTCCTGCTTCGCATGATCGCGCAGCAACATGTCCAGCTCGTCGACCTGCTGATGCTCCAGCGCAAGATGCGGGATCTGGCCAACACCGATCCGCTGACCGGCCTGCTCAACCGCCGCGCGCTCGACGCCCGGCTGCAGCAGGAGATTGCGGCGGCGGGTCCGGAGACATGCTTCTCGGTCGCTTTGGTCGATCTCGACGGCTTCAAGCCGGTCAATGACTGCCACGGCCACGCCGCGGGCGACGTGCTGCTGTGCGAGGTCGGGGAGCGGCTGCGCGGTGCCGGTGGTGAGGATGCCGTGGTGGCGCGGCTGGGTGGCGATGAATTCGCGATCCTGGTGCCCTGCGGTTCGGCGATCGCGACTCACGCCATTGCCGGCCACATGTTGTCGGCCCTGGTGCCGCCGCACCAGATTTGCGGTCACGACATTCGTGTTGGCGCCAGCATCGGCGTGGCGACCTGGCCCGTCGACGGCCGCACCGCCGATGCCCTGTTCGATACCGCTGACCGCGCACTCTATGTTGCCAAGGCGGAAAGCAGGCATCCGCGCCGCGGCACGGAGACGGAGCGATCCGTGGCGGCATAA